The Mugil cephalus isolate CIBA_MC_2020 chromosome 19, CIBA_Mcephalus_1.1, whole genome shotgun sequence genome has a window encoding:
- the LOC124996283 gene encoding uncharacterized protein LOC124996283, whose amino-acid sequence METQNSKIPSKYQDIISRSNRISSGSPSIYQLKPKKEEIGSLTRMTVGERNLNKTNRTILLTGESGTGKSTLINSLVNYTMGVKFEDDVWFKIIEEEERRQTESQTSDVIVYQIFGFEDETLPYSLTIIDTPGYGDTRGLEHDLIINQRLFDLFRSDDGVHEVTAVGLVVKNSENRLNDRLSYILNSVTSLFGKDLEKNIIALITHSDGRKPRNALEALEAAKVKCAKNEKNQPLHFLFNNCQSEDRTEEEEYLKHADQISVKGMREFTDFLEKTAPRKLMKTVDVLNEHIRLTACIPNLEERINLTELKQRKIKQIQEEVKKHEEEMKKNEKFTVEFDEFYIEKEPIGGGMWGFMLHKGAVSCKVCEENCHYPCTMAKRPEKCKVMKTGQCTVCTNKCPVSAHVKEKWKYVTKTRRVKKTEAEIIQMYGKNMAERWKKLNLLENIEKEMNQLTSQKSQLLDEAYKHVVNLEQIALNVNSVSTHVHLDFLIDKMKERGDREKVQKLEEMKNRVDEGTRAALRYMKNKQDLENKLDDLVL is encoded by the exons atggaaacaca GAACTCTAAAATCCCCTCAAAATATCAGGACATCATCTCCAGAAGTAATCGGATCTCCTCAGGATCTCCTTCTATCTACcagctgaaaccaaagaaagaggagattgGATCTCTGACTAGAATGACTGTTGGAGAAAGAAACTTGAACAAGACCAATAGAACCATCTTACTGACTGGAGAATCAGGAACAGGAAAATCTACTCTGATCAACTCTCTGGTCAACTACACCATGGGAGTGAAGTTTGAGGATGACGTCTGGTTTAAGATcatagaggaagaggaaagaagacaaacagaaagtcAGACATCAGATGTGATCGTGTACCAGATCTTTGGTTTTGAAGATGAAACTCTGCCCTACTCTTTGACCATCATCGATACTCCTGGATATGGAGACACCAGAGGACTTGAACATGATCTCATCATCAATCAGagattatttgacttgtttaGATCAGATGATGGAGTTCATGAAGTTACTGCAGTGGGTTTGGTGGTGAAGAACAGTGAGAATCGACTGAATGACCGACTGTCATACATCTTAAATTCAGTGACGTCTCTGTTTGgaaaagacctggagaaaaacatcatAGCTCTCATCACACACTCAGATGGAAGAAAACCTAGAAATGCTCTTGAAGCTCTTGAAGCTGCAAAagttaaatgtgcaaaaaatgagaagaatcaacctcttcacttcctgtttaacaACTGTCAGAGTGAAGacagaacagaggaagaagaatacCTGAAACATGCTGATCAAATATCAGTAAAAGGAATGAGAGAGTTCACAGATTTTCTGGAAAAAACTGCTCCTCGGAAACTGATGAAAACTGTGGATGTTCTGAATGAACATATCAGACTGACAGCCTGCATCCCAAACCTGGAAGAGAGAATCAAcctgactgaactgaaacagagaaagatCAAACAGATTCAAGAAGAGGtgaagaaacatgaagaagagatgaagaagaatgaaaagttcactgtagaatttgatgagTTCTACATAGAAAAAGAACCTATTGGTGGTGGGATGTGGGGGTTCATGCTTCATAAAGGAGCTGTCTCTTGTAAAGTGTGTGAGGAGAACTGTCACTATCCATGCACAATGGCCAAAAGACCTGAAAAATGTAAGGTCATGAAGACAGGTCAGTGTACTGTTTGTACCAACAAGTGTCCTGTATCAGCTCAtgtgaaagaaaagtggaaatatgTGACCAAGACGAGGAGAGTTAAgaaaactgaagctgaaatTATACAGATGTATGGGAAGAATATGGCAGAAAGATGGAAGAAGTTGAACCTTTTGGAAAATattgagaaagaaatgaaccaaCTGACATCACAGAAGTCCCAGCTCCTGGATGAGGCCTACAAACATGTTGTCAACCTGGAGCAGATTGCCCTGAATGTTAATTCAGTCTCCACTCATGTCCACTTGGACTTCCTGATTgacaagatgaaggagagaggagacagagagaaggtccagaaactggaggagatgaaaaacagaGTGGATGAAGGAACCAGAGCAGCACTGAGATACATGAAGAATAAACAGGATCTGGAAAATAAGTTAGATGACTTAGTACTGTAG